The nucleotide sequence GACTGTTACCGCTTGCCCTCGGCAGAATACTCCCGTCAGCAATAAATGCAACAAGCCCTTTTTTTTCAAGCTGCTTTCTCATATATTCCTGATTTTCAATACATTTAACAAATTGCAGGCATTCAGTTTTGTCCATATTATGCCATTTGACAGTTTCAATAACTTCCGGCAAAATCCTGTAAAATATCTTTTCACACTCATTAGCCAAAATAGTCCTGCCGGCAGCAGGCAAACCGACGCTCATGCGTATTTCAAATGAATTCTCGTCGGCAATCACCGAGGAGCGCTCCACAACTTCCTGTGCGCCGCTGTTTATAAAAAGAGCACCGCTTTTTCCGGAGCCTTTTACTGTTTTGCTGTATTTTATCAGACAATCTCTTATGATTCTCGCTGCATAATCTTCAAAAGCGATTTTCCGTGGTGCACTTTCGATACATTCATCGGGAAATTTCAGATAACTTCTGTTTATATTTATTCTTATATCTGAAGGAGAGGCAAAAGGATCCCCTTGGACTCTGTCTATAAATAAAACAAAACTATCAGCTTTGTAAGCCCCCCTTAAATCATTGTAGGCTTTATATCCTTTTCTGTCGATTCTACTTAAAATATTCTTTATTTCCGAAAAACTTTTCATTAACACTTCCCCTTGTAAAAAATGGTATAATTAAGAAAATAATTTAACAAAGTTCAACTGTATGTCAACAAACATAACTTTAACTTGTTTTCAGATTAAAAGTTTTGGTTGTAATGCTGTATATTTTAATGTATAAATAATCAATACTAAAAGGAGGATGCTATGAATAAGTTTTACAAGATTTTAACTATCAGTTTAATGCTTACTGTACTAATGGTAAGCAGTGTTTTCGCAAGACAGTTGGTTGTAGGTACAGATACTAGTTTTATGCCTTTTGAGTTTAAGAAAGGTGACACATATGTCGGTTTTGATATTGAGCTTTGGGATATGATAGCAAAAGATAACGGTTGGGATTACAAACTGCAGCCTATGGACTTTAACGGCCTTATTCCCGGTCTTCAGACAGGGAACCTTGATGTAGCAATTGCAGGCATGACAATAAAATCTGAAAGAGAAAAAGTTGTGGACTTTGCTTATCCTTATTATGATGCCGGGCTGAAAATGCTTGTCAGAGCTGATAATGAAGATATTAAAACTGTAGAGGATTTGAAAGGCAAAAAAGTAGGCTCAAAACTTGCTACCACCAGTGCTGATTTTTTGAGAAGGCACGGAATAAAGGGAGAT is from Flexistipes sinusarabici DSM 4947 and encodes:
- the glnH gene encoding glutamine ABC transporter substrate-binding protein GlnH, encoding MNKFYKILTISLMLTVLMVSSVFARQLVVGTDTSFMPFEFKKGDTYVGFDIELWDMIAKDNGWDYKLQPMDFNGLIPGLQTGNLDVAIAGMTIKSEREKVVDFAYPYYDAGLKMLVRADNEDIKTVEDLKGKKVGSKLATTSADFLRRHGIKGDNLKLFPNTDGMYMELISGGVDAVLFDSPNVMYFARTAGEGKVKTVGPLYEGQSYGIALTQGSKLREAVNISILKFMENGQYAELYKKWFGEAPQ